One segment of Capnocytophaga sp. oral taxon 878 DNA contains the following:
- a CDS encoding RteC domain-containing protein: MFQQILNQLAVRERQTTLEGSAVIKESLEMVQFLKDLLKKAKEEVQQRGFTDQAEEIHFFRKVQPQIVSRLIFYNEIYQIESKATLLSTEAAKKFLKDKEAQWFKESETLEATDFFSYIALGRTNRDVEYFTRNYDYLPQSNEGYLFSFDGAFSTFRSFEVAKIGAAKELSDYLFFSY, encoded by the coding sequence ATGTTTCAACAAATTTTGAATCAGTTGGCTGTAAGAGAACGCCAAACCACGCTGGAAGGATCCGCCGTGATTAAAGAATCTTTAGAAATGGTACAATTCCTAAAAGACCTCTTAAAGAAGGCTAAGGAAGAGGTACAGCAACGAGGTTTTACGGACCAAGCAGAAGAGATACATTTCTTCCGCAAAGTACAACCTCAAATTGTTAGCAGACTCATTTTCTATAATGAGATCTACCAGATAGAAAGTAAAGCAACTTTACTCTCTACTGAGGCTGCTAAAAAGTTTCTAAAAGACAAAGAAGCCCAATGGTTTAAAGAGTCAGAGACTTTAGAAGCAACCGATTTCTTCAGCTACATTGCTTTAGGAAGAACCAATCGTGATGTAGAGTATTTTACTCGCAATTACGACTACCTTCCTCAAAGCAATGAGGGGTATTTGTTTTCTTTTGATGGAGCCTTTTCTACTTTTCGTAGCTTTGAAGTTGCTAAGATAGGGGCTGCCAAGGAACTCTCCGATTATCTTTTTTTTTCGTACTGA
- a CDS encoding thiamine pyrophosphate-dependent enzyme, with translation MSKNVSDQLVEMLVQAGVKRVYAITGDSLNPVNDAIRRDGRLEWIHVRHEESAAYAASMDAELNGIGCCMGSSGPGHVHLINGLYDANRSGNPVIAIASTCATHKFGTDWFQETNPFLLFQDCSKYVYVANTAKQFTTMMQRAIQTAINEKGVAVLGLPGDVAGADLEEVPTATQTFLAKPVVRPSDSELDKLAAVLNDNKNKKIALYCGHGCQYAVKEVEQLAETLKAPIVASFRGKIFFDRTDSPYIAGMNGLLGHRSGYDACAKADVLVMLGTDFPYAEFLPKKSTIIQIDERPEIIGRRAKVDYGFAGDVKDTITALLPKLTPRTDDSFLKEIHKEYLELEKSLDDYTKKKTEENQIDPEYAAKLLDKYAANDAIFTVDTGMNVVWAARFIKGTGKRYLTGSFNHGSMANALPMAIGAAASSNGRQVVAMCGDGGLSMLLGDLATLMQYQYPVKIFVFNNRSLAMVKLEMEVSGYLDWQTNMVNPPFDKLAELMNIKGYEVRKTEDLEATVKAAFEHDGPTLVNIYTNRDTLAMPPHITFEQMKGFATNIIKKIGQGDFVEAKDSIANSMKHIKDVF, from the coding sequence ATGAGCAAAAATGTATCCGACCAATTGGTCGAAATGTTAGTACAAGCAGGCGTAAAAAGAGTCTATGCCATTACCGGTGATAGCCTCAACCCTGTGAACGACGCTATCCGTCGCGATGGTCGCCTTGAGTGGATACACGTCCGCCACGAGGAATCAGCGGCTTATGCTGCCTCTATGGACGCCGAACTAAACGGCATAGGCTGTTGTATGGGAAGTTCAGGACCTGGACACGTGCATCTTATCAACGGACTCTACGATGCTAACCGCTCAGGGAACCCCGTAATTGCCATTGCCAGCACCTGCGCTACCCATAAATTTGGTACCGATTGGTTCCAAGAAACCAACCCCTTCTTGCTGTTTCAAGATTGCAGTAAATATGTGTATGTAGCCAATACCGCCAAGCAATTTACCACAATGATGCAACGCGCCATACAAACGGCTATCAACGAGAAAGGTGTGGCTGTATTAGGACTCCCTGGTGATGTGGCAGGCGCCGACCTTGAAGAGGTACCTACTGCTACACAAACCTTCTTAGCAAAACCCGTAGTGCGTCCTTCTGATAGTGAGCTTGACAAATTGGCAGCAGTACTCAACGACAACAAAAACAAGAAAATAGCCCTCTACTGCGGTCACGGCTGTCAGTATGCGGTGAAAGAAGTAGAACAGCTTGCCGAAACCCTTAAAGCACCTATCGTGGCTTCTTTCCGTGGCAAAATATTCTTCGATCGCACCGATAGCCCTTATATAGCGGGAATGAATGGCTTGCTCGGACACCGTTCAGGTTATGATGCTTGCGCCAAAGCCGATGTGCTTGTAATGCTCGGCACCGACTTCCCTTATGCGGAGTTCTTACCTAAGAAAAGCACTATTATCCAAATAGATGAACGCCCCGAGATTATCGGTCGTCGTGCCAAAGTAGATTACGGCTTTGCAGGCGATGTGAAAGATACCATTACCGCCTTATTGCCTAAACTCACCCCTCGCACCGATGATAGTTTCCTCAAAGAGATTCACAAAGAGTATTTGGAACTCGAAAAATCATTAGATGATTACACCAAAAAGAAAACTGAAGAGAACCAAATAGACCCCGAATATGCGGCTAAACTCTTGGATAAATACGCCGCCAACGATGCTATTTTCACCGTAGATACAGGTATGAATGTAGTGTGGGCAGCGCGTTTTATCAAAGGTACGGGCAAACGTTACCTCACTGGCTCTTTCAACCACGGTTCTATGGCAAACGCCCTCCCAATGGCAATTGGCGCAGCAGCTTCTTCCAATGGCAGACAAGTGGTAGCAATGTGTGGTGACGGCGGTCTATCGATGCTCTTGGGCGACTTGGCTACCCTAATGCAATACCAATACCCTGTGAAGATATTTGTGTTCAACAACCGTTCACTCGCAATGGTAAAACTCGAAATGGAAGTATCGGGCTACCTCGATTGGCAAACCAATATGGTAAACCCGCCTTTTGATAAACTCGCCGAGTTGATGAACATCAAAGGCTATGAAGTACGCAAAACCGAAGATCTTGAAGCCACTGTAAAAGCAGCTTTCGAGCACGACGGACCTACTTTGGTGAATATCTACACCAATCGCGATACTTTAGCAATGCCCCCTCACATCACTTTTGAACAGATGAAAGGTTTTGCGACCAATATCATCAAAAAAATAGGACAAGGAGACTTTGTAGAAGCCAAAGACAGTATTGCCAACAGTATGAAGCACATCAAAGATGTGTTTTAG
- a CDS encoding helix-turn-helix domain-containing protein, which yields MGSTWQFMFCICQNFAAENLILYVMNLITIEESAWKALMEQLQSIENRLKQEPIEWDSLWLNQKEICQYLHLSEKTLWRMRKRNEITYSKIYGQYFYTLGSIRKLLISQSVENTESYLQSLTQKAKGYVEKARYFK from the coding sequence ATGGGTAGTACTTGGCAGTTTATGTTTTGTATTTGTCAGAACTTTGCCGCCGAGAATTTAATCCTATACGTAATGAATTTAATCACCATTGAAGAATCCGCTTGGAAAGCCCTTATGGAGCAACTCCAAAGCATTGAAAATCGACTCAAGCAAGAGCCTATTGAGTGGGATAGTTTGTGGCTTAACCAAAAAGAAATTTGTCAATATCTCCACCTAAGTGAGAAAACCCTATGGCGAATGCGCAAACGCAATGAAATCACCTACTCCAAAATCTATGGACAATATTTCTATACCTTGGGAAGCATTCGCAAACTCCTTATCAGTCAATCGGTAGAAAACACTGAAAGCTACCTGCAATCCCTCACTCAAAAAGCCAAAGGTTATGTTGAAAAAGCAAGATATTTTAAGTAG
- a CDS encoding bifunctional DNA primase/helicase — translation MLKKQDILSRTEGGLQVFQHYLQGNWRVGKNFKNPFYDDKNASCNIYKDKQGIYKMKDFGNDTFRGDCFFLVGYLYQLDFRNASDFIEILKIINRDLHLGLEESTSIITQKPQIPPTITIESTQVETKKSISYQFTQKPFTQEELAYWQKYGITQDILNRYNVISLQSYSNTNKDGKPYTITSTYNEWMFAYLFKKHLKVYRPFSKLRFLYGGNPENYCFGESQLPLQGDILFITAGEKDVMSLASRGFSAICFNSETAHIPLQKLQKLKMRFRHLVLLFDSDETGKRASLEQQAQLAPLEVFRLVLPLSGTKKDKDISDYFAQGKTGRDLLQLFYQTLSKHYEESLSLLKNCEIQWDKPPQKQETIISIGRTPVGVQSSLLGITGGEGTGKSHYVSALIAGCLNSKNLPIDTLGTTLLPCPKDKVVLFFDTEQSQDQLYQNISKLLKRAKLTSLPDLLHAFCLTQLPRRERLKVIREGLESFYYQCAGVHLVVIDGIADLIGAVNNEQESVELIEELYLLAGNYKTCIVCVLHLTPSGLKLRGHLGSELQRKATAVLSIEREKNSPISAVKPMKIRNGSLSDTPQILFRWNNELGMHSYVGNQKNEDQKPNKASTLASLVSPLFKERTLWTVQELNIEIQKRTDVKERTAKGYIRTLKEMGILVPQEGNDQLLGMGSVLKELLEDNKNSQG, via the coding sequence ATGTTGAAAAAGCAAGATATTTTAAGTAGAACCGAAGGAGGACTACAGGTCTTCCAGCACTATCTACAAGGCAACTGGCGAGTAGGTAAAAACTTTAAAAACCCTTTCTATGACGATAAAAATGCTTCCTGCAATATCTATAAGGACAAACAAGGCATTTATAAAATGAAAGATTTTGGCAATGATACTTTCAGGGGTGACTGTTTTTTCTTGGTAGGTTACCTCTATCAATTGGACTTTCGAAATGCCTCTGATTTTATCGAAATCCTAAAAATTATCAATAGAGATTTACATCTGGGTTTAGAGGAATCCACCTCTATAATTACACAAAAACCTCAAATACCACCTACTATCACCATAGAAAGTACTCAAGTAGAAACCAAAAAATCTATCTCTTACCAATTCACCCAAAAACCTTTTACCCAAGAAGAATTAGCCTATTGGCAAAAATATGGTATCACTCAAGACATCCTAAACAGGTACAATGTAATCTCTCTGCAAAGCTATTCAAACACCAATAAAGACGGCAAACCTTACACTATCACCTCCACCTATAATGAGTGGATGTTTGCTTACCTTTTTAAAAAGCATTTAAAGGTCTATCGTCCCTTTTCTAAACTGCGCTTTCTCTATGGAGGTAATCCCGAAAACTATTGCTTTGGTGAGTCTCAGCTACCTCTACAAGGCGACATTCTCTTTATCACCGCAGGTGAAAAAGATGTAATGAGCTTAGCCAGTAGAGGCTTTTCGGCTATCTGTTTTAATAGTGAAACAGCCCACATTCCTTTACAAAAACTCCAAAAGCTAAAAATGCGATTCCGACATTTAGTCCTTTTGTTTGATAGCGACGAAACAGGTAAAAGAGCCTCCTTAGAGCAACAAGCCCAATTAGCACCTTTAGAAGTATTTCGTTTAGTTTTACCTCTTTCAGGTACTAAAAAGGATAAAGATATATCCGATTATTTTGCGCAAGGTAAAACGGGTAGAGACCTATTGCAACTCTTTTATCAGACCCTTAGCAAACACTATGAAGAAAGCCTATCCCTGCTTAAAAACTGCGAAATCCAATGGGATAAACCTCCCCAAAAACAAGAAACAATCATCTCGATTGGCAGAACTCCTGTAGGAGTACAGAGTAGTTTATTGGGTATTACAGGAGGCGAAGGTACAGGCAAAAGCCATTATGTAAGCGCCCTCATTGCAGGTTGTCTTAACAGTAAGAACCTTCCTATTGACACATTGGGCACAACGCTACTGCCTTGCCCAAAAGATAAAGTGGTGCTATTTTTCGATACAGAACAGTCTCAAGACCAGCTCTATCAAAACATTAGCAAACTGCTTAAAAGAGCTAAACTAACCTCTCTTCCTGATTTGCTACACGCCTTTTGCCTCACCCAACTCCCTCGCAGAGAGCGATTAAAGGTCATTCGTGAGGGCTTGGAGAGTTTTTACTACCAATGTGCAGGAGTGCATTTGGTGGTCATCGATGGTATAGCCGACCTTATTGGAGCTGTGAATAACGAGCAAGAAAGCGTGGAACTCATAGAAGAGCTTTACCTTTTGGCAGGTAACTACAAAACCTGTATTGTATGCGTGTTGCACCTCACCCCCAGCGGACTTAAACTCCGAGGTCATTTAGGCTCTGAACTACAACGCAAAGCAACGGCAGTGCTTTCTATCGAAAGGGAGAAGAACAGTCCTATCTCAGCGGTCAAACCGATGAAAATCCGCAATGGCAGTCTTAGCGATACCCCACAAATACTTTTTAGATGGAACAATGAGCTGGGAATGCACAGTTATGTAGGTAATCAGAAAAACGAAGACCAAAAACCCAATAAAGCCAGTACCTTAGCCTCGTTAGTTTCTCCTCTTTTTAAAGAGCGAACTTTGTGGACAGTTCAAGAGCTGAACATAGAAATTCAAAAACGAACTGATGTAAAGGAACGCACCGCAAAAGGTTATATCCGCACCTTAAAAGAAATGGGCATTTTAGTTCCTCAAGAGGGTAATGACCAACTCTTAGGAATGGGCAGTGTGCTAAAAGAACTTTTGGAGGATAACAAGAACTCACAAGGATAA
- a CDS encoding RteC domain-containing protein — MFFFRTEVKEEKLLLEALNLQWTGKKSQLVELIYGLHSVGCISYGKLPISQITKVFEKLFKVELAEQYHVFHRMKGRSKSLTPFLDEVKASLLVYINNSDQK; from the coding sequence ATCTTTTTTTTTCGTACTGAAGTTAAAGAAGAAAAACTACTTTTAGAAGCACTAAATCTTCAGTGGACAGGCAAAAAAAGCCAACTAGTAGAACTCATCTATGGATTACATTCTGTTGGATGTATCTCTTATGGAAAACTCCCTATTAGTCAGATTACCAAAGTCTTTGAGAAGCTCTTTAAGGTAGAATTAGCAGAGCAGTACCATGTTTTCCATCGTATGAAAGGACGTTCAAAAAGTCTCACCCCTTTCCTTGATGAAGTAAAAGCCTCTTTACTGGTTTATATAAACAACTCCGACCAAAAGTAG